A single Primulina eburnea isolate SZY01 chromosome 11, ASM2296580v1, whole genome shotgun sequence DNA region contains:
- the LOC140805129 gene encoding staphylococcal-like nuclease CAN2, whose amino-acid sequence MGNVLRLLYGQCCKPTADSDAAGYHGVIVSNVGVSALAQDLYNFEMTSQVPQGLSNHVVSSKKAQANWYRKLSEAWRETKPPPITPEEASRLVILTLKGHQKADVEGLLTFYGLPLPHILVELTSVAPPSRPQGLKFELYTLPIDAKAVADGDTITAYVSTTDQRESAIVPREVEVAAVQRSKARARKNYNKADELHRKIIDMGYRVIPVQNQEVLARKYRIRLRGIDTPESKMDYGPKAKEELANIVRGNCLRVLVFDEDRYGRFVADVYCNGIFVQELMLKKGLAWHYKAYDQRPELDKWEREARAKRVGLWAASNPQMPWEWRKNKREGRH is encoded by the exons ATGGGTAACGTTCTAAGACTTTTGTACGGCCAATGCTGCAAGCCGACGGCGGATTCCGACGCGGCCGGCTACCATGGCGTCATAGTCTCCAATGTTGGAGTATCGGCACTGGCCCAggatttgtataattttgaaatGACTTCCCAG GTTCCTCAAGGACTCAGCAATCATGTTGTCTCCTCTAAGAAAGCACAGGCCAACTG GTATAGGAAACTTTCGGAGGCATGGAGAGAAACAAAACCTCCCCCTATAACACCAGAAGAAGCTTCAAGGCTTGTAATCCTGACCTTGAAAGGACATCAGAAAGCTGACGTTGAG GGATTGTTGACTTTTTATGGCCTTCCTTTACCTCATATTTTGGTTGAGCTCACTAGTGTCGCTCCTCCATCACGACCACAAGGGCTCAAATTCGAATTATACACTCTTCCA ATTGATGCGAAGGCTGTGGCAGATGGAGATACAATTACTGCGTATGTGAGCACTACGGATCAGAGAGAATCTGCAATTGTCCCTAGAGAAGTGGAAGTTGCAGCTGTTCAAAGATCCAAGGCGCGAGCTCGGAAGAATTATAATAAGGCCGACGAACTTCACAGGAAAATTATTGATATGGGATATAG GGTTATACCGGTTCAAAATCAGGAGGTTCTTGCACGAAAATATCGAATAAGACTAAG GGGAATTGATACACCAGAGAGTAAAATGGATTATGGGCCAAAGGCAAAGGAAGAACTGGCTAATATCGTTCGAGGCAATTGTCTAAGAGTTTTGGTGTTCGATGAGGATCGTTACGGTCGCTTTGTTGCAGATGTTTATTGTAACGGCATATTTGTGCAG GAATTAATGCTTAAGAAGGGACTAGCATGGCATTATAAAGCATATGATCAACGGCCCGAGTTGGATAAG TGGGAGAGAGAGGCTCGGGCGAAACGTGTTGGATTATGGGCAGCTTCCAATCCTCAAATGCCATGGGAATGGAGGAAGAACAAGCGTGAAGGCAGACACTAA